The following nucleotide sequence is from Pseudomonas sp. RC10.
CTGTGACCTGTTTCACGATCACCGCCCGTTACTGGACGAAGACGCACAGACCCTGCGTCAGCGTTTATATACCCGTCGCGAGGATTTACTGGAGGGGCAATTTCCGGTTCCCCTTAAACTACTGCATATAAACAAATGCCCGGTAGTCGCGCCATTGAGTGTCTTGCGTGAAGAAGACCGTCAGCGCCTGCACATCGATCTGAGCGTCTACAAAGAGCGCGTTCATCAGCTGAACGGAGGTCAGGCGATCTGGGTGGAAAAGTTGAAAGAGGTTTATGCCAGTGATGATTTCGCTGTCAGCGAAGACCCGGAACAACAGTTATATGATGGATTTATTAACGACAGGGATCGCCGTCTTTGTGAACAGGTTCGCATGGCAGAGCCCCAACAACTAGCGAGCGACCCGTGGCCCTTCGATGATCCGCGACTTCCCGAGTTGTTATTTCGCTACCGGGCTCGCAACTTTGCTGAAACCCTGACGGTCACCGAACAGCAGCGCTGGCTGGGGTTTTGCCAGGAGCGTCTCGTCGATCCCCAGGCAGGGGCGCCCAATACCCTGAAAGCCTTTACCAAGGCGTTGATAGAGCTGTCGTTGAAAGCATCGCCGGAGCAGCTCAAGGTGCTGTCCGAGTGGCAGGATTATTCGATACAACTCAAGCACCGCCTGGGAATCTGAGTGCGCGGTTGAGATAAAAAACCTGCCATAAAAAACGCCAGCTTTCGCTGGCGTTTTTGGGTCGCACATCACTGCACAACGGCTGTTGCAATACGCGAGCTATTAGCCCAGCAGAGTTGCCCAGCTTTCAACCTCGTCACCGCCCCACTTGGCTTTCCACTCTTTCAGCGTCTTGTGGTTGCCACCTTTGGTTTCGATGATTTCGCCGTTATGCGGGTTCTTGTATTGCTTGACCTTGCGCGCACGCTTGGTGCCGGTAGTTTTGACTGCGGCGCCGCCACGTGGGGCTTTCAACTTGGAATCTGGATCCAGCAACGCGATGATGTCGCGCAGTGATTTTTGATATTCGCCCATCAGGGTGCGCAGTTTGCCTTCGAACTCAAGTTCCTTTTGCAGTTTGTCGTCCTGTTGCAGATTTTGCAGACGAGCTTGCAGTTCTTTGATGGCTTCTTCTGTTGCGCGGTATTCGTTGATCAGGGACATGAGGGCTACCTGTGTGGTGATGGGCAGGGTGTAATGACGCAATAATAGTCACAGTATTTGCGCAAGTAAACATTTAAGAAATGTTTTATCTGTCGCATTTTGAAATAGCCCACTCACATGCAGGCGACCATCAAACAAGTGTCGTGGACAGGTAGCGTAAAATACCGGGGCTATTTAGTAGGTTTATTGACGCCGAGTTTCGTGTCGGGCTGTGCAGCGCAGGAACAGCTACCCATTACCGCTGATCGGCATGGGTTTCGGGGGCTGTGAAATCAGTGCAAGGAGGCTGCTGCACAGCGGGCGGGTAATCGCTAGAATAGCCGCCTTTGCGAAGTTCTGGAGTTTCCCCTCATGCGCACTTTTCGTCTGGTGATTGCTTGCCCGGACCGTGTCGGTATCGTTGCCAAAGTCAGTAACTTTCTGGCGACCTACAACGGCTGGATTACTGAAGCGAGTCATCACTCTGACAACCTCAGCGGCTGGTTTTTCATGCGCCATGAAATCCGTGCCGATACCTTGCCGTTCGATCTGGAAGGATTCCGTGAAGCGTTCACGCCTATCGCCGAAGAATTTGGCATGGACTGGCGCATCACCGATTCGGATCAAAAGAAGCGCGTCGTACTCATGGCGAGCCGTGAATCCCATTGCCTGGCCGACCTGCTGCACCGTTGGCACAGCGACGAACTGGACTGCGAGATCGCCTGCGTGATCTCCAACCATCAGGACCTGCGCAGCATGGTCGAGTGGCACGACATCCCTTATTACCACGTGCCAGTGGACCCAAAAGACAAGGAGCCAGCGTTCGCCGAAGTTTCGCGTCTGGTCAAACAGCACGACGCCGATGTCGTGGTCCTGGCGCGCTACATGCAGATTCTGCCGCCGCAACTGTGCCGCGAGTATGCGCATCAGGTGATCAACATTCATCACAGCTTCCTGCCATCGTTCGTGGGCGCCAAGCCTTATCACCAGGCATCGCTGCGCGGTGTGAAGCTGATCGGTGCGACGTGCCACTATGTGACCGAAGAGCTGGACGCGGGCCCGATCATCGAGCAGGACGTCGTGCGTGTCACCCACCGCGACAGCATCGAGAACATGGTGCGTTTCGGCCGTGACGTGGAAAAGATGGTGTTGGCGCGTGGCTTGCGCGCTCACCTGGAAGACCGCGTGTTGGTGCACGACAACAAGACTGTGGTGTTTGACTAAACTCGAACGGCGCTACTCTTTGAGGGAGCGAAATCATTCGCGAGGGGTCTGCCAGGGCGATACATCTCTATCGTCTGGAAGATTTTTCGCGATGAATTCGCCCCCACAGAATCCATCCCCCGAACCCTGAAGGGTTGCTGCAATGGTCAATCCACTCGACAAAGCCACCTCCAAAGCCCCACCGACGCTTGGCGAAGGCTGCCTCAGTCGCTATGACCCCGACGCCTTGTCGCCTGATGACGGCACCGAGTTCGAGGGTGCTGAGCAACTCTGGGAGCAGGTCAAGCCCGACGCCGAAGACGAATCAAGGCGTCTTGATCCGCAATAGTTTCATGAGCAACGGCTTGCCGACCATCAGCAAGAAAACCGGACCGCCTGCGACGAGATAAAAGTAATAGGTCACGATTCGCCAGATCAGAATCGCCGCGGCTGCGGTCGATTTTCCCACCATGGGCGCTAACAACGCCGCTGACGTTAATTCCGCCGCCCCGGCGCCACCCGGCGAGAGGCTGAATTGCCCCGCGCTCAACGACAGCATCTGGACCAGAAACGTCCAGGCCCAGTCGATGTCCACGCCGAGCCCGAGCAACGCCAGGTACAGCACGCTATAGCGCAACCCCCAATGCACGCACGTCAGCAGGAATACCTTGAACAGCACGCGATGGGGCATCTTCCAGGTTTCGGCCAGCGCGTCGCGAAAATGCAGGAGCTTGCGGGCCCAACGGATGCGCGAAGCGTTCTTGCGTTTGAGGCGCTTGAGCAATCTGCCGTTGAACAAAATGATCCGGCGGTGATATCGGGCGAATCCTGCACAGACACACAGCCCGGCCCCTATCAGCAGGGCGCTGGCGATGAGCATCCATTCCAGGTTTTCACTGAGTTTGTGGAACACCGCATAGATGAGGATGCCGATCAGGGCGAGCAGAAAAAACACCAGGTCATTGAGCTGGTCGGTGGCAAAGGCTGCCGTACTTTTGGCCGGACCAATGCCGCAGCGTGACAGCAACGCTACGAGGGTGAGCGGTGCGCCGCTGCCACCCGGCGTGGCGCTGTAGGCGAATTCGGTGGCCATGACCACGCCCAGACTCTTGCGCATCCCCAACCCGTTTGCGCTCTCGCCGAGCAACAAACGTAAGCGCATGGTGTTCGCGCACCAACCCACCAGCACCATGCCGAACATCGCCAGAAATAGCGGAAGCGGGAAGTTGCGCAGGCGATGGAACATGTCCATGCCGCCCATGAACAACGGAATCAGCAGGGCGAGGACCAGCACCGCTGCCAGCCAAAAAAGTCGCTTCACGCGCAGAACCTGCTGGGGCGTCGCACAAAATGGCTGCGCAAAAGGGATAGCCACAGAGCGCGCGCCTTGGCGTCGGGTCGGGCTGCATTGAGCATCTTGGGCGTATCCTCCATTTTTCGTCCTAGATTGACCGCTCGCACAGGCGGGTGTTCGGTGAGCACCGATGGCCTCGTTGGGTGAACTAGAGTGAAGGGGCCGACTCGGGTTGGCAATCTTCGATGCAGAAGAGTCGAGTGCGTCGCCTCGGTTTCTCTGCACACAAACAATGCGATCTCTGGGTGAAGACATGCCGGATTCTCAAGACATTCTTATCGGCGCCGGTCTGGACGGTCAGCCCATTGGGCAGGCGTTGCGTCTGGCTAACCGTCATGGGCTGGTGGCGGGCGCGACAGGCACCGGGAAGACCGTGACGTTGCAGCGCTTGGCAGAAGCGTTCAGTGATGCGGGCGTGGCCGTGTTCGCGGCCGATATCAAAGGCGACCTTTGCGGCCTGGGGGCAGCGGGCAATCCTCAGGGCAAGATCGCCGAACGCATCGCCGGTATGCCGTGGTTGAACCACTCACCTCAGGCATACCCTGTCACGCTGTGGGATGTACAGGGGCAGTCGGGTCATCCTCTGCGCACGACGCTGTCGGAAATGGGCCCACTGCTGCTCGGAAGTCTGCTTGAGCTGACTGACAGCCAGCAATCGGCCCTGTACGCAGCGTTCAAGGTGGCTGACAGAGAGGGCTTGTTGCTCCTGGATATCAAAGACCTCAAGGCGCTGCTCAATTACCTGCGTGAACAACCGGCAGCGCTGGGCGAAGACAGTGCGTTGATGACCACCGGCTCCAGCCAGGCGCTGTTGCGTCGGTTGGCCGTGCTGGAACAACAGGGTGCCGAAGCTTTGTTTGGCGAGCCCGCTTTGCAATTGGAAGACATCCTGCAGCCAGCAAGTGATGGGCGAGGGCGCATTCATTTGTTGGACGCCAGCCGTTTGGTGCACGAAGCGCCAAAGGTGTACGCGACGTTTCTGTTATGGCTGCTGGCCGAATTGTTCGAGCAACTTCCGGAACGTGGCGATGCCGATAAGCCTTTGCTGGCCCTGTTTTTCGACGAGGCGCACTTGTTGTTCGCGGACACGCCCAAAGCCTTGCAAGACCGACTTGAGCAGGTGGTGCGGTTAATTCGCTCCAAAGGGGTGGGCGTGTATTTCGTCACGCAGTCGCCGGGGGATCTGCCGGACACCATCCTGGCGCAGCTCGGTTTGCGCATTCAGCACGGCCTTCGAGCATTCACCAGCAAGGAGCAGAAATCCCTCAAGGCGGTGGCTGACGGGTTTCGACCCAATCCCGAGTTCGACGCGTTGACGGTGCTCACTGAACTGGGCATTGGCGAAGCGTTGGTCGGGACGTTGCAGGAAAAAGGCACGCCGGAGATCGTCAGACGGGTCCTGGTGGCGCCGCCGCAATCGAGAATCGGCCCGTTGACCGAGTCGGAGCGGGCAGGGCTGATCGCTCAGTCGCCGCTGGCCGGACGCTATGACAAGCCAGTGGATCGCGAGTCTGCCTATGAGATGTTACTGGCCCGCAAGGGGCCTGCGGTCGATCCGGCGCATCCCGCTGCGACCGAGGAAAAGTCGGAAGGCGGATTTGCGGATATGGCGGGCGGGTTTCTG
It contains:
- the mvaT gene encoding histone-like nucleoid-structuring protein MvaT translates to MSLINEYRATEEAIKELQARLQNLQQDDKLQKELEFEGKLRTLMGEYQKSLRDIIALLDPDSKLKAPRGGAAVKTTGTKRARKVKQYKNPHNGEIIETKGGNHKTLKEWKAKWGGDEVESWATLLG
- the purU gene encoding formyltetrahydrofolate deformylase, whose protein sequence is MRTFRLVIACPDRVGIVAKVSNFLATYNGWITEASHHSDNLSGWFFMRHEIRADTLPFDLEGFREAFTPIAEEFGMDWRITDSDQKKRVVLMASRESHCLADLLHRWHSDELDCEIACVISNHQDLRSMVEWHDIPYYHVPVDPKDKEPAFAEVSRLVKQHDADVVVLARYMQILPPQLCREYAHQVINIHHSFLPSFVGAKPYHQASLRGVKLIGATCHYVTEELDAGPIIEQDVVRVTHRDSIENMVRFGRDVEKMVLARGLRAHLEDRVLVHDNKTVVFD
- a CDS encoding lysylphosphatidylglycerol synthase transmembrane domain-containing protein; translated protein: MKRLFWLAAVLVLALLIPLFMGGMDMFHRLRNFPLPLFLAMFGMVLVGWCANTMRLRLLLGESANGLGMRKSLGVVMATEFAYSATPGGSGAPLTLVALLSRCGIGPAKSTAAFATDQLNDLVFFLLALIGILIYAVFHKLSENLEWMLIASALLIGAGLCVCAGFARYHRRIILFNGRLLKRLKRKNASRIRWARKLLHFRDALAETWKMPHRVLFKVFLLTCVHWGLRYSVLYLALLGLGVDIDWAWTFLVQMLSLSAGQFSLSPGGAGAAELTSAALLAPMVGKSTAAAAILIWRIVTYYFYLVAGGPVFLLMVGKPLLMKLLRIKTP
- a CDS encoding helicase HerA-like domain-containing protein, with translation MPDSQDILIGAGLDGQPIGQALRLANRHGLVAGATGTGKTVTLQRLAEAFSDAGVAVFAADIKGDLCGLGAAGNPQGKIAERIAGMPWLNHSPQAYPVTLWDVQGQSGHPLRTTLSEMGPLLLGSLLELTDSQQSALYAAFKVADREGLLLLDIKDLKALLNYLREQPAALGEDSALMTTGSSQALLRRLAVLEQQGAEALFGEPALQLEDILQPASDGRGRIHLLDASRLVHEAPKVYATFLLWLLAELFEQLPERGDADKPLLALFFDEAHLLFADTPKALQDRLEQVVRLIRSKGVGVYFVTQSPGDLPDTILAQLGLRIQHGLRAFTSKEQKSLKAVADGFRPNPEFDALTVLTELGIGEALVGTLQEKGTPEIVRRVLVAPPQSRIGPLTESERAGLIAQSPLAGRYDKPVDRESAYEMLLARKGPAVDPAHPAATEEKSEGGFADMAGGFLGGLAGQAVKSAMRQAANQIGRELVRGLMGSLLGGSKKRR